In Paenibacillus phoenicis, one genomic interval encodes:
- a CDS encoding glycoside hydrolase family 3 C-terminal domain-containing protein codes for MTDNTYQYPFQNPDLPLAERVDDLVSRFTLDEKIELMCQFQTEVPRLGVKKYKHGTEGAHGVAWLGEATSFPQNTGLACTWNPELMRQIGSVIGDEARVYFQRNPEVNGLTIWAPTVDMERDPRWGRTEEAYGEDPHLTGALTTELVKGLQGDHPFYYKAVATLKHFYANNNEIGRGSESVSIDPRNKREYYLKAFERAFREGRVGSMMTAYNGINGTPCNLNSEVNEIVKGEWEMDGFVVGDAGDVMGTVLDHKYVESYAEAVAGSIKAGIDSMTDEQPIMFQALRNALEQGLLAESDLDRALRNAFRVRFRLGEFDPEERNPYSRVPEEKLCAPEHAALALKASREAIVLLKNEGLLPLPQTLGSVAVVGPLANEAYTDWYSGTPPYRITPLQGIKKKMGDRPVLFGTGLDRICLRSALTGKYVRITSGEGAEAVLEATGENAADASVFERNDWGWGSITLRSVENGKFVTETESGLLTATANEASGWFVKEVFDFRPALSGKVELKAWNGRPIVLNERGGLIAVGENVFDNAVKVDSRLPGEQWIVEIVESGIEQAVQAAKSAETAVVFVGNNPFINAKETIDRVDIVLPPAQQALIQAVRAVNPNTVVVIVGSYPFAVNWENAHVPSILFTSHSAQELGHAVTDVLFGDYNPAGRLNMTWYQSVDQLPDIMDYDIIKGKRTYQYFDGEVLYPFGHGLSYTTFEYSDLALDRAAIGQDGEVQISFDVRNAGNIAGDEVPQLYVRIGQSRVPRPLKTLKGFTRLHLQPDETQRVTFTLKAEELAFWDVTRDRYCVESGEYTVMVGPSSDEIALTATLQVDGETVPPRSLREPVRAVNYDDYEQVFLDECREGGECIRLKGERGWIAFRDVELGEGASRFEARVSGNLKGGEIAVTLDSPDGESVITCKILPTGGRQAWTTVTAEAAASLSGRHDVYLHLQGETQISWFRLG; via the coding sequence ATGACGGACAACACGTACCAATATCCTTTTCAGAACCCTGATCTGCCGCTGGCGGAGCGGGTGGACGACTTGGTTAGCCGATTTACATTGGATGAGAAAATTGAGCTGATGTGCCAATTCCAAACGGAAGTGCCGCGGCTTGGCGTCAAAAAATACAAGCATGGCACGGAAGGCGCGCACGGCGTAGCTTGGTTGGGGGAAGCCACGTCCTTCCCGCAAAACACCGGACTAGCCTGCACCTGGAATCCCGAGTTAATGCGCCAAATCGGCTCGGTGATTGGGGATGAGGCGCGCGTGTATTTTCAGCGGAATCCGGAAGTGAACGGCTTGACGATCTGGGCGCCAACCGTAGATATGGAGCGCGATCCGCGTTGGGGCCGGACAGAGGAAGCCTACGGCGAAGATCCGCATCTCACGGGAGCGTTAACGACCGAACTGGTGAAGGGGCTGCAAGGCGATCATCCGTTTTATTACAAGGCGGTAGCCACGCTGAAGCATTTTTACGCAAATAACAATGAAATCGGTCGTGGCAGTGAATCGGTGAGCATCGATCCGCGCAACAAACGGGAGTATTATTTGAAAGCGTTTGAGCGGGCGTTCCGGGAAGGTCGCGTAGGTTCGATGATGACGGCTTACAACGGGATCAACGGTACGCCTTGCAACCTGAATTCGGAAGTCAACGAGATCGTCAAAGGCGAATGGGAGATGGACGGGTTTGTTGTCGGCGACGCCGGCGACGTCATGGGCACGGTGCTGGATCACAAATATGTGGAGTCTTATGCCGAAGCGGTTGCAGGGAGCATCAAGGCAGGCATCGACAGCATGACGGATGAGCAGCCGATTATGTTCCAGGCGCTGCGGAATGCGCTGGAGCAAGGATTGCTGGCTGAATCGGACTTGGACCGTGCGCTACGGAATGCCTTCCGCGTTCGCTTCCGGTTGGGTGAATTTGATCCGGAGGAGCGGAACCCGTACAGCCGCGTGCCGGAAGAGAAGCTGTGCGCACCGGAGCATGCGGCCTTGGCGCTAAAGGCTTCCCGCGAAGCGATCGTACTGCTGAAGAACGAAGGCTTACTGCCTTTACCGCAAACGTTAGGTTCTGTCGCGGTTGTCGGGCCGCTGGCCAATGAAGCCTATACCGACTGGTACAGCGGCACGCCGCCGTACCGCATCACCCCGCTTCAGGGCATTAAGAAGAAAATGGGCGATCGCCCCGTCCTGTTCGGAACTGGCCTGGATCGGATTTGCCTGCGCTCGGCCTTGACCGGTAAATATGTCCGGATCACGTCTGGCGAAGGAGCGGAAGCCGTTCTGGAGGCGACCGGCGAGAATGCGGCCGATGCGTCCGTTTTTGAGCGTAACGATTGGGGCTGGGGCTCCATCACGCTGCGGTCGGTGGAGAACGGCAAGTTCGTGACGGAGACCGAATCGGGATTGCTGACGGCGACGGCGAACGAAGCAAGCGGCTGGTTTGTCAAGGAAGTGTTCGACTTCCGCCCGGCTTTGAGCGGCAAGGTCGAGTTGAAGGCGTGGAACGGACGGCCGATCGTCTTGAACGAACGCGGCGGGTTGATTGCTGTGGGTGAGAATGTTTTTGATAATGCCGTGAAGGTGGATAGTCGCCTTCCAGGAGAACAATGGATCGTGGAAATTGTGGAGAGCGGGATCGAGCAAGCCGTACAGGCTGCCAAATCGGCGGAGACGGCGGTTGTCTTCGTGGGCAACAACCCGTTCATCAATGCGAAGGAAACGATCGACCGGGTGGACATCGTGCTTCCGCCGGCGCAGCAAGCATTAATTCAAGCCGTAAGAGCGGTGAATCCTAATACGGTGGTCGTCATCGTCGGCAGCTATCCGTTTGCAGTGAACTGGGAGAACGCGCATGTACCGTCGATCCTGTTTACCTCTCATTCCGCCCAAGAGCTGGGCCATGCCGTGACTGACGTGCTGTTCGGCGACTATAATCCGGCGGGGCGGTTGAATATGACCTGGTACCAATCGGTGGACCAACTGCCGGACATTATGGATTACGACATTATTAAGGGCAAACGGACTTATCAATATTTTGACGGCGAGGTGCTGTATCCGTTTGGTCATGGGCTTAGCTATACGACGTTTGAATATAGCGATCTTGCACTGGATCGGGCCGCGATAGGTCAGGATGGCGAGGTTCAGATTTCGTTTGATGTGCGTAATGCCGGGAACATAGCCGGGGACGAAGTGCCGCAACTGTACGTGCGAATCGGGCAATCGCGCGTGCCGCGGCCGCTGAAGACGTTGAAGGGCTTTACCCGCCTGCATTTGCAGCCGGATGAGACGCAGCGGGTGACCTTTACGCTGAAAGCAGAAGAGCTGGCGTTCTGGGACGTGACCCGAGATCGCTATTGCGTGGAGTCGGGCGAATATACGGTGATGGTTGGCCCTTCCTCGGACGAGATCGCCTTGACGGCAACGCTTCAGGTTGACGGCGAAACCGTGCCTCCGCGCTCGCTGCGTGAACCAGTCCGCGCGGTCAACTATGACGACTACGAGCAAGTTTTCCTCGATGAATGCCGTGAAGGCGGTGAATGCATCCGGCTGAAAGGCGAACGCGGGTGGATTGCCTTCCGTGATGTCGAACTAGGCGAAGGAGCATCCCGATTTGAAGCCCGGGTATCGGGGAATCTGAAGGGCGGTGAAATCGCCGTAACGCTGGATTCTCCGGATGGCGAGTCGGTGATCACCTGCAAGATCCTGCCTACCGGCGGTCGCCAAGCTTGGACAACGGTCACCGCAGAAGCCGCGGCAAGCTTGTCGGGCCGGCATGATGTGTACCTGCATTTGCAAGGTGAAACGCAAATCAGCTGGTTCCGGCTGGGCTAA
- a CDS encoding AraC family transcriptional regulator, protein MDQALRRSLKESKSHGNERQPFGTYWYRYGPGEHVIDCHWHDEAEFFYCLEGETLFQVDTDYFPVRAGEAVFIDGGDIHAAHAHGEQGCAFFSLVFDTQLLASVHYDAVQENLVLPLQERKATFPRYIRRDTAADVALLEHIVALMRSCSTESPGYEGAVKGHLFLMLAEIAATGRAVNRSHSSSRSESSKIDRLKTVIQHIQHNYSHPIRLAELAALIPMSEGQFCRFFKSMTRQTPMDYINSYRIRQAAELLRDPERKISDIALEVGFDNISYFIRVFRKAMNCSPSEFRKRLQASVEV, encoded by the coding sequence ATGGATCAAGCGCTCCGCCGCTCCCTGAAGGAGAGCAAGAGTCACGGCAACGAGCGGCAGCCGTTCGGAACCTATTGGTACCGCTACGGGCCCGGTGAACATGTGATCGACTGCCATTGGCATGATGAAGCCGAGTTCTTCTATTGCCTTGAAGGCGAAACGCTGTTTCAGGTCGATACAGATTACTTCCCGGTTCGGGCTGGGGAAGCGGTGTTTATCGACGGCGGAGACATTCATGCCGCCCATGCGCATGGTGAGCAGGGCTGCGCGTTCTTCTCCCTCGTGTTTGATACGCAGCTGCTGGCCAGCGTACACTATGATGCGGTCCAGGAGAATCTGGTGCTGCCCTTGCAGGAACGAAAGGCGACGTTTCCCCGCTATATCCGGCGCGACACAGCGGCAGACGTTGCTCTTCTGGAGCATATCGTGGCGTTGATGCGCAGCTGCAGCACCGAGTCGCCCGGCTATGAAGGCGCCGTCAAAGGGCATCTCTTCTTGATGCTGGCGGAGATCGCGGCCACCGGCCGGGCCGTCAACCGTTCCCATAGCAGCAGCCGCAGCGAGTCGTCCAAGATTGACCGGCTCAAGACGGTCATCCAGCATATCCAGCACAACTACAGCCATCCGATCCGGCTGGCAGAGCTGGCCGCGCTGATTCCGATGAGCGAAGGCCAGTTTTGCCGCTTCTTCAAGTCGATGACCCGGCAGACGCCGATGGATTACATCAATTCGTACCGGATCCGCCAGGCCGCCGAACTGCTGCGCGATCCGGAACGTAAAATCTCCGATATCGCACTGGAGGTCGGCTTCGACAACATCAGCTACTTCATCCGCGTGTTCCGTAAAGCGATGAACTGCTCGCCGTCGGAATTCCGCAAGCGGCTGCAGGCTTCGGTCGAGGTCTAG
- a CDS encoding ABC transporter permease, whose amino-acid sequence METLSTQPETRNVSATPKPQNKRKTGIWRSILQQKYLYLMSMPFVIWLFVFNYLPVWGWTMAFQNYKPAKSFSEQKWVGFKNFVDLFQDERFYLVLRNTLAMSFMGLVAGFVIPITFAVLLNELRGKYFKRTVQTISYLPHFVSWVVVAGIVTKMLSIDGGIVNEILVSLHIIDEPIQFMAQGKWFWGIVTASDVWKETGWNAIIYLAAITGIDKELYEAARVDGAGRFRQIWNITLPGIRTTISVLLIMSIGHLIGIGFEKQFQLSNSLVTDYSEVLDLYALNYGINISRFSYGTAISMFTSVVSIILLLTANGIMKKTTKESIM is encoded by the coding sequence ATGGAAACGCTGTCAACTCAGCCTGAAACCAGAAATGTAAGCGCAACCCCTAAGCCGCAGAATAAGCGGAAGACCGGTATCTGGCGGAGCATTTTGCAGCAAAAGTACTTATATTTAATGTCCATGCCATTCGTGATCTGGTTGTTTGTATTCAACTACCTGCCGGTGTGGGGATGGACGATGGCTTTCCAAAACTATAAGCCGGCGAAATCCTTCTCGGAGCAAAAATGGGTTGGATTTAAAAACTTCGTGGATTTGTTCCAGGATGAACGGTTCTACCTGGTCCTCCGTAATACGCTGGCGATGAGCTTTATGGGGCTGGTCGCGGGATTCGTGATTCCGATCACCTTTGCGGTGTTGTTGAACGAGCTGCGCGGCAAATATTTCAAACGGACGGTTCAGACGATTTCCTACCTTCCGCACTTTGTATCTTGGGTAGTCGTCGCCGGGATCGTGACGAAAATGCTCTCGATCGACGGCGGGATCGTCAACGAGATTTTAGTTTCCTTGCATATCATTGACGAACCCATCCAATTCATGGCCCAAGGGAAATGGTTTTGGGGAATTGTAACCGCTTCCGACGTATGGAAAGAAACCGGTTGGAACGCCATCATTTATTTGGCAGCGATCACCGGCATCGATAAAGAGCTGTACGAAGCGGCACGGGTCGATGGAGCCGGACGTTTCCGGCAAATTTGGAACATTACGCTGCCGGGGATCCGGACGACGATTTCGGTACTGCTGATTATGTCGATCGGCCATTTGATCGGCATCGGGTTCGAGAAGCAGTTCCAGCTGAGCAACTCGCTCGTCACCGACTATTCCGAAGTGTTGGACTTGTACGCACTGAACTACGGTATCAATATCAGCCGTTTCTCCTATGGTACAGCCATCAGTATGTTCACGTCCGTGGTCAGCATCATCCTGCTGCTTACGGCCAACGGAATCATGAAGAAAACCACAAAAGAGAGCATCATGTAA
- the yicI gene encoding alpha-xylosidase, which yields MKFTDGNWLIREEFTLSTAVQAYDFQVKDHTLIASASTTPLRGRGDMINTTLLTMQFHSPLPGVIGVKLIHFAGTVDHGPHFELAKGGDHAEITVNEHYAELKSGSLSVRINKGPQWSVDFFRGNDRITGSGYKSMAHITEKGGNTYMREELDLRVGEWVYGLGERFTSFLKNGQVVDIWNKDGGTSSEQSYKNIPFYVTNKGYGVFVNDPGAVSFEVASEKVKKVQFSVPGESIEYFVIDGPKPKDVLNKYTDLTGKPSLPPAWSFGLWLTTSFTTDYDEATVNSFVDGMAERDLPLHVFHFDCFWMREFHWTDFKWDERVFPDPVGMLKRLKEKGLKICVWINPYIGQRSRLFEEGKKNGYLVKKPNGDVWQWNLWQPGMALVDFTNPAACEWFAGYLRELVDMGVDCFKTDFGERIPTDVVYHDGSDPVKMHNYYTYLYNKVVFEVLEEKLGKNEAALFARSATVGGQKFPVHWGGDCYADYESMAESLRGGLSLGLAGFGFWSHDIGGFENTAPAHVFKRWLAFGLLSSHSRLHGSSSYRVPWAYDDEAVDVTRFFTKLKCRLMPYMFDIAVQATQQGVPTMRAMFLEFPDDPAAETLDRQYMLGDSLLVAPVFSEQGDVTYYLPDGQWTHLLSGQTVEGGKWRKEKYDFFSLPLFVRPNSILATGANDVRPDYDYANEVELGLYTIEDGATVSRTVRNTKGEAELQVTVVREGKLVKLTAEGAGKPFYVTLHGMGEAESVQGAALSSNGAVKVDAFTGKTELQITLK from the coding sequence ATGAAGTTTACCGATGGTAACTGGCTGATTCGCGAAGAGTTTACGCTTTCCACCGCGGTACAGGCCTATGATTTTCAAGTAAAAGATCATACTTTAATTGCCTCCGCCTCCACGACACCGCTTCGCGGCCGGGGCGATATGATTAATACGACATTGCTGACGATGCAGTTCCATTCCCCGTTGCCGGGGGTCATTGGCGTGAAGCTGATCCATTTTGCCGGGACGGTGGACCATGGTCCGCATTTTGAATTGGCGAAGGGCGGCGACCATGCCGAGATTACTGTGAACGAGCACTATGCCGAGTTGAAAAGCGGCAGCCTTAGCGTCCGCATCAACAAAGGCCCGCAATGGTCCGTGGATTTCTTCCGCGGCAACGATCGGATTACCGGCAGCGGCTACAAATCGATGGCGCATATAACCGAAAAGGGTGGCAACACTTATATGCGCGAAGAGCTTGACCTGCGCGTCGGCGAATGGGTGTACGGTTTGGGCGAACGCTTCACCTCGTTCCTCAAGAACGGTCAAGTTGTTGACATCTGGAACAAGGACGGCGGGACGAGCTCTGAGCAGTCCTATAAGAACATTCCTTTTTACGTGACGAATAAAGGATATGGTGTGTTTGTAAATGATCCGGGCGCGGTTTCGTTTGAAGTCGCATCGGAAAAAGTCAAAAAAGTACAATTTAGTGTTCCCGGCGAATCGATTGAGTATTTCGTGATCGACGGTCCGAAGCCAAAGGATGTGCTGAACAAGTATACCGATTTGACTGGCAAGCCTTCGCTTCCTCCGGCGTGGAGCTTTGGCTTGTGGCTGACGACCTCGTTTACGACCGATTATGACGAGGCGACCGTTAACTCCTTCGTGGACGGCATGGCGGAGCGCGACTTGCCGCTGCACGTCTTCCACTTCGACTGCTTCTGGATGCGCGAATTCCACTGGACGGACTTCAAATGGGACGAGCGCGTCTTCCCGGATCCGGTGGGCATGCTGAAGCGCCTGAAGGAGAAAGGGCTGAAAATCTGCGTTTGGATCAACCCGTATATTGGACAGCGTTCCCGTCTGTTTGAGGAAGGCAAGAAGAACGGCTACCTGGTGAAAAAACCAAACGGCGACGTATGGCAATGGAACTTGTGGCAACCGGGCATGGCGCTGGTGGACTTCACGAATCCGGCGGCTTGCGAATGGTTTGCCGGATATCTGCGGGAGCTGGTCGATATGGGTGTCGACTGCTTCAAGACCGACTTCGGCGAACGGATTCCGACGGATGTCGTGTATCACGATGGCTCCGATCCAGTGAAAATGCACAATTACTACACGTACCTGTACAACAAAGTTGTTTTTGAAGTGCTGGAAGAGAAGCTGGGCAAAAATGAAGCCGCCTTGTTCGCCCGTTCGGCAACCGTCGGCGGTCAGAAGTTCCCGGTTCACTGGGGCGGCGACTGCTACGCCGATTATGAGTCGATGGCGGAAAGCCTTCGCGGCGGCTTGTCGCTGGGTCTCGCCGGCTTCGGCTTCTGGAGCCACGATATCGGCGGATTTGAGAACACGGCTCCGGCGCATGTGTTCAAGCGTTGGCTGGCCTTTGGCTTGCTGTCCAGCCACAGCCGTCTGCACGGCAGCAGTTCGTACCGCGTGCCTTGGGCATATGACGACGAGGCGGTGGACGTAACCCGGTTCTTCACCAAGCTGAAATGCCGTTTGATGCCGTATATGTTCGACATTGCGGTTCAAGCGACGCAGCAAGGAGTGCCAACGATGCGGGCGATGTTCCTGGAATTCCCGGACGATCCGGCCGCCGAAACATTGGACCGTCAATATATGCTGGGCGACTCGCTGCTAGTAGCGCCGGTGTTCAGCGAACAAGGCGACGTAACTTACTACCTGCCGGATGGCCAGTGGACGCATTTGCTGTCGGGACAGACGGTGGAAGGCGGCAAATGGCGCAAAGAGAAATATGATTTCTTCAGCTTGCCGCTGTTCGTTCGTCCGAACTCGATTCTGGCGACGGGGGCAAACGACGTTCGTCCGGATTACGACTATGCGAATGAAGTTGAGCTTGGCTTGTATACGATCGAAGACGGGGCAACCGTATCCCGCACGGTACGGAACACCAAAGGCGAAGCTGAACTCCAAGTTACGGTCGTTCGCGAAGGTAAGCTTGTGAAGCTGACTGCAGAAGGCGCCGGCAAACCGTTCTACGTAACATTGCACGGCATGGGCGAAGCGGAGTCGGTGCAAGGTGCAGCGTTGTCCAGCAATGGTGCAGTAAAAGTTGATGCTTTCACAGGGAAAACCGAACTGCAAATCACCTTGAAATAA
- a CDS encoding sensor histidine kinase, translated as MLSKLIRITNNLRLKHKLLISYIVVVMIPVLIVGVAVTAYFRNQAMERAIAQTTNNVEKVKTRTAAMLRVPMDISDIFMLDEGLEKIVSTTYPNVLELTKSYLNYNDFRAYDRTYREVSGIRFYYDNPTLINNLELIPVNEEIEGMYWYQQAMKSKDIGWFYINDNQEVPVKRLSLVRQISFKGTKKSGVLMVIMNQEELNRMLQQEPFETLITDDLGYVVAANNPAIVGKTLEDLDYGIDLRTQQKGTFRVDIQGVPSYLVIDTLIPESSMNGLKFISVFATKPIVKDANTVSLVGLLIILLVLLIALVFVYTVSFLTTNRMLRLSRHLNRLALGDLNVVSRIDGNDEIGQLSRQFNYMVDSIRRLMDQVVEKTEQNNALELAQREIKLKMMASQINPHFLFNALESIRMNAHLKGDKEIANVVRLLGKMMRKNLEVGRESTPLKEELEMVSSYLEIQKFRYEDRLTYTLSIDPAASSIRVPPLIIQPLVENAVVHGVEDKEEGVHVEVNIQRDEGLVRVSVQDNGMGMTQERLDEVMRFISGTKEPEQGRIGLRNVHQRLVLSYGEEHGLQIVSEYGVGTKISFTIPAGGNL; from the coding sequence TTGTTAAGCAAACTGATTCGCATCACCAATAATTTGCGGCTGAAGCATAAGCTGCTCATTTCCTATATCGTCGTGGTCATGATTCCTGTCCTGATTGTCGGCGTAGCCGTAACCGCTTACTTTCGTAATCAAGCCATGGAACGGGCGATCGCTCAAACCACCAACAACGTCGAAAAGGTAAAAACCCGAACCGCTGCAATGCTTCGTGTGCCTATGGATATCTCCGATATTTTTATGCTCGACGAAGGGCTGGAGAAGATCGTCAGCACCACGTATCCCAATGTGTTAGAGCTGACCAAATCGTATCTCAATTATAATGATTTTCGCGCTTATGACAGAACCTATCGTGAAGTCTCGGGGATTCGCTTCTATTACGATAATCCTACCTTGATCAACAACCTGGAATTAATCCCGGTGAACGAGGAAATCGAGGGCATGTATTGGTACCAGCAAGCGATGAAGAGCAAAGACATCGGGTGGTTCTACATCAACGACAATCAGGAGGTTCCGGTCAAGCGGCTGAGTCTCGTTCGGCAGATCTCTTTTAAAGGAACAAAGAAAAGCGGTGTACTCATGGTCATCATGAACCAGGAGGAACTGAACCGGATGCTGCAGCAAGAGCCTTTTGAGACGCTGATCACCGATGATTTAGGTTATGTTGTGGCCGCCAATAACCCGGCGATCGTCGGTAAAACGCTGGAGGATTTGGATTACGGCATCGACTTGCGAACCCAGCAAAAGGGGACGTTTCGGGTAGATATCCAAGGAGTTCCATCCTATCTCGTCATCGACACCTTGATCCCGGAATCCAGCATGAACGGTCTGAAGTTTATTTCCGTGTTTGCGACGAAGCCGATTGTTAAGGACGCAAATACCGTAAGCCTTGTCGGATTGCTGATTATCCTTCTCGTATTGCTGATCGCGCTGGTGTTCGTATACACCGTATCGTTCCTGACGACCAACCGGATGCTGCGATTGAGCCGGCACTTAAACCGTCTGGCCTTAGGGGACCTGAACGTCGTGTCGCGGATCGACGGGAATGATGAGATCGGACAGTTGTCCCGGCAGTTCAACTACATGGTGGACAGCATCCGCCGGCTGATGGACCAGGTCGTGGAGAAAACAGAACAAAACAATGCCCTGGAGCTAGCCCAACGCGAGATTAAGCTGAAGATGATGGCCAGCCAGATTAATCCGCATTTTTTGTTTAACGCTTTAGAGTCCATCCGGATGAACGCTCATCTCAAAGGGGACAAGGAAATTGCCAACGTGGTCCGGTTGCTGGGCAAGATGATGCGCAAAAATTTGGAGGTCGGCCGGGAAAGCACACCGCTGAAGGAAGAGCTGGAAATGGTCAGCTCCTATTTGGAAATTCAGAAGTTTCGTTATGAGGACCGGCTAACTTATACCTTGTCCATTGATCCCGCAGCCAGCTCTATTCGGGTGCCGCCGCTGATCATTCAGCCGCTCGTCGAGAACGCTGTCGTGCACGGGGTAGAGGACAAGGAAGAAGGCGTCCATGTGGAGGTGAATATCCAAAGGGACGAAGGATTAGTCCGGGTGTCGGTACAGGATAACGGAATGGGTATGACCCAGGAGCGGCTTGATGAGGTCATGCGCTTTATCTCCGGTACGAAGGAACCGGAACAGGGGCGCATCGGGCTGCGTAACGTGCATCAAAGGCTCGTCCTCTCCTATGGGGAAGAACATGGATTACAGATCGTCAGCGAGTATGGAGTGGGTACGAAGATCAGCTTTACGATCCCGGCGGGAGGCAATCTCTAA
- a CDS encoding IS1595 family transposase, with product MGFYTNAELHSISSRFRSESDCIEAIIAMKWPNGFVCPRCAYTECTRLSTRRLPLFECGRCGYQASPLVGTIFERTHLPLVKWFQAMELFLLPDGISALRLSQVIQVTYKTAWLMLHKIRHTLGECDARNLLSGDVKVNCDQYAYDSSRYHPAAQPYATAVVAGCTVTEYGEPERVKIQLISHKRGQRADRHDLAAFIHDHIEVHTSTVQSFHLAYRLYLPLRKEVRATWNSLKRTYIALGLTHLQAYLNEYTVRRYLRMTFSEEEMRQNMLQMCLSIPAIPYRQLIARQQKYPSIAAAA from the coding sequence ATGGGTTTTTATACGAATGCAGAGCTTCATTCTATCAGCAGCCGTTTTCGAAGTGAGTCCGACTGTATCGAGGCGATCATCGCTATGAAGTGGCCAAACGGATTTGTTTGCCCGCGTTGTGCTTATACGGAGTGCACCCGCCTTTCCACCCGCCGTCTTCCTTTGTTTGAGTGCGGACGATGCGGCTATCAGGCATCGCCTTTGGTCGGCACAATTTTTGAAAGAACCCATCTGCCTTTGGTGAAGTGGTTCCAAGCCATGGAGCTGTTTCTGCTTCCCGACGGTATCTCGGCGCTGCGGTTGAGTCAGGTGATCCAAGTTACCTACAAGACCGCTTGGCTCATGCTGCACAAAATCCGCCATACCCTCGGTGAATGTGATGCCCGGAATCTGCTCTCTGGAGACGTGAAGGTAAACTGCGATCAGTATGCGTATGATTCGTCGCGTTATCATCCGGCTGCTCAGCCATATGCCACCGCGGTTGTAGCCGGCTGCACGGTCACGGAATATGGCGAGCCGGAGCGGGTGAAGATCCAGCTGATATCGCATAAAAGAGGACAACGTGCCGACCGGCATGATCTCGCCGCGTTCATCCATGATCATATTGAAGTCCATACCTCCACCGTTCAGTCGTTCCATTTGGCTTATCGGCTGTATTTGCCTTTGCGGAAAGAAGTAAGAGCCACATGGAACTCGCTTAAGCGCACATATATTGCCTTGGGGCTAACACATTTGCAGGCGTATTTGAATGAGTACACCGTCCGCCGTTACCTGCGCATGACCTTTTCCGAGGAAGAGATGCGCCAGAACATGCTGCAGATGTGCCTGTCCATTCCAGCGATCCCATACCGTCAGTTAATCGCCCGACAACAAAAATACCCGTCCATTGCAGCAGCGGCTTAA